DNA sequence from the Oryza brachyantha chromosome 5, ObraRS2, whole genome shotgun sequence genome:
aattcaaaacaaCTGTGGACATATTATTGGGTGTTGTCAATTTGGCATGCATGTTTGTTGCCTTATCCGAACATAACTTAAGTGTGTTGCTCTCCTCTCGGACGATAATCAACTAAACACTAACCTTCCTATATATCTTAAGGATTTAGGTGACGAACCATCCTGGGGAAATTTACATTTCTCCACAAACCTGCAAATATTGACGGGTAAAATTTAGCTtaattacttaagataatgtAACATTCGTAAACGAAAATAAGGAGCTCATACTTCGTTACAGGCGCATCCCAATTTTTGGCATTCCCTTCGTTGACTGAGTAGATCTTTCCTCTGGTTGGTATCTAGACAAGAAAGAAGAACAGAGTGCAGGTGCTAAAAATGGTCACTGTTTTTGATCCATGACCAATCAATTAAAAACAGGAACTGCATTGTTGTACCACAGACCTTGATGTTTGGATAAGTTAGAATGAACTCGCCAAGGGATGGATCAAGGGTGAAACCGTTTACTCCATTTCCAGTGCTCAAAACAAGCTGTCATAACAGAGCATCGTCAGTCTATTTGGGAAGAAGAGTTGGGGTGAGAGTGAGACCGTGAGGTATATGAAGGAGAAATTGATTTAGTACATAGTTACCGTGCATGAACTCCCGTACATGCAATAGCCTGCAGCAAGCATGTTTGTTCCAGGTTGCAGTACATCTTCCAAAGTCACGTTGCTCTTATCTTTAATCATGTAAATCCCGAAAATCTGTAGAACGAAAATGAAGAGTACATTTAACGGCCGGCACTTAGGGTATCATTGAAAGTGTATCACAAATTAATCatagtaattaataaaagaGCTAGTGGTGTGTTGATGGAGTGATGGCAGCGAGTTTAAGTCAACTATCAGACATCGACTAAGTTTTATCAGCAACCTTGTCATGTTTAGAAAAACATGGTATATCAACCTTGTCATGTTCAGAAAAAGCTTAGTAATATCTACCGATTGCTCGCAGAGTAACAGACAGttcattttctttgatttgcaGTTGAAAGTTGAAACAATAGGAGATCGGACGGCGGCACTTACCGTCCCGATGGAGACGCCACAATCGATATTGGAGGAGCCATCCAGTGGATCAAAACAAACGCAGTACCTGAAGAGAAAGGGAACCCAGGCATGTAGCTTCTGATGAGACGAAACAGTCACTATGATCTTGTTGAGCTCGTAACAGATAGTAGCAAGCAACTGAGAAGAATATggtagtactagtagtatcAAAATTTCACATACTTTCCACGGAGAGGACCGTCGACAAAGATGGCCTCCTCATTCTCTTCGGACACAAGAACACACTGCACAGAAAAGAACGGACTGTCACTGTCAAGTTCCAGAACTGAACTTATCTGTAGCAATCCGGTTTTTAATGAGCTAAATATAATCAGGTAATTAAGTTACTAATCTCTAGCTGGGGACTGTGCGTTGTATTACCGTGCGACCGCTGCTGACGAGCGCCTTGACAAAGACTTCGTTGGAGAGCACATCCAACTTCTTCTGCTCCTCTCCCTGCACCTCGTACGTgtcaaaattaaatagagaACGATGAGGCCATCTGGCCATGGCGTGGAATGGATGGTGCAGAAGAAAGAGCAGAGCAGCTAGCGGGATGGCCTGGCCCGCGTGCTTGCCTGGACGTTGgtgtcgccggcgaggccgatgAGCTTGGCGAGGCCGGCCTTGTtgacggcggaggcgacgaacTTGCATCCGAGCACGATGTGGGAGAGCAGGATGGTGAAGTCGCCGCGTGACTCCGGGTGGCGGCCCTGCTCGTTGAGCACGTACCGCGTGATCGTCATCAGGTCCGTCCTCTGCGCCTCCGCTGCGTGATCCATCGATATCTCTCTCAGACCCACTCGCCTCTTCCCTCTGCtcctgcggcggcgcgcgctggcgTACTGCGTGTGGACTGTGGAGGGAGGCAGCAAGACGATCGAAGGGAGCTCGGCAGcttggtagctagctagttaatGGCTGGTGGTGAGAGGGGATGAGGAGGTAGCGGCGGTTGGGAGGCCTTGTCCTGTGTCGCGAAGGGGACGCACGGACGCGAACGCGAGCAAGGCGACGcagacggcgcggcgcgggtgcAAATTGCGGGGGGAGAGTGTACAGAGGAGTTGCGTTGGGAGAGTGGCATCCGATCCCGCGgtccggggggggggggggggggggggggggggggggtggatGGACGATGAAATATGCCGGGGCAGGTGGGCACGGGGTGCGGATTCCACGTACGCGCCGCATGGGCGTGGCACCGGTGCGGATATCGGTGAAGCGGGATCGCTTTGCTTGTTGTTGGCTTCGCAGCCGCGCGCGGTCAAACGCGCGCGCCCCAGGGAAAGAGGGGGAGGGCCAACTGGAGTGCCGGATTTGGGATTCGTCCAGTTGGCTTTGGTTCGTTGGCGTGGTGATCACCTCCCCTCCCACGCATTCGTggagtgctgctgctgccggcaCCGTGTCCGTCACATCTTGGTCAGGATAACACCGGCAGTTAAGCACGGTCCAGTTGAAGCGTGGGCGCGGGTGGCACGGGGGCACCTTTGGCCTCGGCAGCGACTGAATGGGACGTTTTTTCTGCGATTCCGGTTGGTTTGGAGGTGGAaagttgttgttttttttttttgccttgcGTATATTCCCTGGACCTGCTGTGGGTAGCTCGACTGCATGCAAGCACATCGAATAATTCGCCTGGTCACAAATTGCAAAGCCTACTAATTCGAAACTAAAACGTAGATAGAGCATGTTACCACTCGGCACTACTTTTAAGTGTTAAACAGAAGGAAGAATCGGTGTCGTAACACCAAATAGTAGTAGTTCACTAACACAAACAATTTGGTCTGACGTCCACATTTATGTTCTTTTGAGCCAGAGtattccttaatttttttacacttCCTGAAGTAATCAACGGTATCCTTTTacaaaagattatatatataaattcattatCCTATAgtagatttataattttatagtagtcaattttatcattcataatattaaatagctattaaaaaatagatgatttttttatctttcatctttcCTTAAGCAAAAAACATAGCCTAAATCCCTGACTTAGGGCATGCCCATCGCGTGACCTCGGGTCGTGGTCTGAGCTGCCCACCACGGTGGGGACTAAATTTTAAGTGACTGAGATCTATCTAAACAATGTAGATAGAGAAATTCCTTGCTAACTCCCACCTCATTCCTAACTCCCCAAGTCTTAAAACGCAGGGAGTTTGTTGCTCGATGCTGTATTCTCATTTATCTAAAACTCACATGTCTCCTAACAAAACATGTAGGGTTAATAGGTTAATCCCTATCAATTCTTATCCCTTTTTGAAAACTCCCTCTAACCAAACGCACTCTAGATGGTTGAGTTTGGTGCAGGCTTTTGTTTGCTTTTACGAAGGTAGCGTGTGTGTAAagtcgagaaaaaaaaagctgagaATAAGTTGGCTCGAAAAACACAAGCTAAATGAGAGTATAAAAATTGAACTGACGGCTGGGCCATGCATAGGTTGGCATTTCTGGCCATGCAACTCTGACCAGATCAAGTCCATGGCAAAACGTAGCATACAGATAATATTGGACCACACCTTTGGAAAGTTTAAACATGaaactaaggggttgtttagttcccaaaattttttttcaaaaatatcacatcgaatctctGAACattaagcattaaatataaataaactaaaaaactaattacacagttatgtgagaaatcatgagacgaatttttttagactaattagtttatgattagccataagtgctacagtaaccaacatgtgctaatgtcggtataattaggcttaaaatattcgtctcgtggtttcagacgaaatctaaaattcgttttttcattcgtgtccgaaaatccaTTCTGATATCCGATGTCATATTTTTACCAACAAATTTTGACAGCTAAACGCTGCCTAAACCCTTACACAAGTAATCGTTGTGGATTAAATATTTCTCCGCATCAATGTAAACGCATTGCATTCATTTGAATAATGTACTAAGGATGGGATGACGCAGTTTTGACATGGCAGGACTAGATAGGACAGCACAAGTGCAGATAACGTTGATGTCGTGGACTGTCTGCTATGTTATCATTGCTCATCTGCCATACGGCTCGAAATTTGAGAACGAAAAACATACTGTCGTAGAAAACGCAGTCAATTGCCGATAAATACGATATAAGGCACAAGTTGCTAAAagtttttggcaaaaaaaatcacgtggaacgtttgaccgaatgttaaaaagggttttcggatatgaatgaaaaaaaataaatt
Encoded proteins:
- the LOC102705436 gene encoding fructose-1,6-bisphosphatase, cytosolic-like, producing MDHAAEAQRTDLMTITRYVLNEQGRHPESRGDFTILLSHIVLGCKFVASAVNKAGLAKLIGLAGDTNVQGEEQKKLDVLSNEVFVKALVSSGRTCVLVSEENEEAIFVDGPLRGKYCVCFDPLDGSSNIDCGVSIGTIFGIYMIKDKSNVTLEDVLQPGTNMLAAGYCMYGSSCTLVLSTGNGVNGFTLDPSLGEFILTYPNIKIPTRGKIYSVNEGNAKNWDAPVTKFVEKCKFPQDGSSPKSLRYIGSMVADVHRTLLYGGIFLYPADKKSPNGKLRVLYEVFPMSFLMEHAGGQAFTGKQRALELVPRKLHDRSPIFLGSYDDVEDIKAMYASESSTA